A section of the Spirosoma pollinicola genome encodes:
- a CDS encoding SixA phosphatase family protein, producing MSITLFIVRHAKAEDRATFMADHDRQLTSDGITAAARIGHFLHGKAILPDVIISSTAPRAKDTAKIIVEQIGYDPAKIDLDDALFNGGPKAYLAALNVLSNTVQTAMIVGHNPDVSYLAEYLTHQSIGSMSKGAVIAIIFDSLNWAEVSGRTGSVLFEISPKQLPN from the coding sequence ATGTCGATTACTCTGTTTATTGTCCGTCATGCTAAAGCCGAAGATCGGGCTACTTTTATGGCCGACCATGACCGTCAGCTAACCTCTGATGGAATCACGGCTGCCGCCCGAATTGGCCATTTTCTGCACGGGAAAGCTATTTTGCCTGATGTAATCATAAGTAGTACTGCACCACGTGCCAAAGACACTGCCAAGATTATTGTCGAACAAATTGGGTATGATCCAGCGAAAATTGATCTGGATGATGCGCTGTTCAATGGTGGTCCGAAAGCCTATCTGGCAGCCCTGAATGTGTTGTCCAATACGGTTCAGACGGCAATGATTGTTGGCCATAACCCGGATGTGTCCTATCTGGCAGAATACCTGACGCACCAATCTATTGGCTCAATGAGTAAGGGCGCTGTTATAGCAATTATATTTGATAGCCTGAACTGGGCCGAAGTCTCTGGACGAACGGGGAGCGTATTGTTTGAAATTAGCCCCAAACAACTTCCGAATTAG
- the gloA2 gene encoding SMU1112c/YaeR family gloxylase I-like metalloprotein, whose translation MLNLSAVHHIALICSDYETSKRFYTEVLGLTILGEYFRAERNSYKLDLALNGHYIVELFSFPNPPRRPSRPEALGLRHLAFAVPDLDAAIAHLNEKGVLTEPIRVDEHSGRRFTFFPDPDDLPLEFYEL comes from the coding sequence ATGCTCAACCTATCGGCGGTACATCACATTGCGCTTATTTGCTCCGATTATGAAACGTCAAAACGGTTCTATACCGAGGTGCTGGGGCTGACCATTTTGGGGGAGTATTTCCGGGCCGAGCGTAATTCGTATAAATTAGACCTGGCGCTAAACGGGCACTATATCGTTGAGCTGTTTTCATTTCCGAACCCGCCCAGGCGTCCATCCCGACCCGAAGCGCTGGGGTTGCGCCATCTTGCATTTGCCGTACCAGACCTCGATGCTGCTATTGCACACTTAAACGAAAAAGGCGTACTTACCGAACCCATCCGGGTAGATGAACACAGCGGTCGACGGTTCACGTTCTTCCCCGACCCCGACGATTTGCCGCTGGAATTTTATGAACTGTAG
- a CDS encoding aminotransferase class V-fold PLP-dependent enzyme, producing MITFYPGPSKVYPQVADYAVDAVREGIVSLNHRSAGFMDIVKETVRLLHDKLDIPADYHIALVSSATECWEIVAQSLTAASSLHPYNGAFGKKWAEYAYKIKPPVSLSEADVLCIIQNETSNGTQVTMETLAQFRRDFSALIAVDAVSSMAGIAFDWSLGDVWFASVQKCFGLPAGLAVLIYSPAALKRAEEIGENAHYNSLLFIHENFSKFQTPYTPNGLGIYMLMRVLQQLPPIAVVDIITKKRAADWYTFFEQFGPGSSQAHGSLTKPALSPDFRLLINDKPDRSDTVIAVEGSESAIKAIKVAAQQAGIMLGNGYGDWKNTTFRIANFPAISDDEIGTLMQFLRSY from the coding sequence ATGATAACCTTCTATCCCGGTCCGTCAAAAGTCTATCCGCAGGTGGCCGATTATGCGGTCGATGCCGTGCGTGAAGGTATCGTGAGCCTCAACCACCGCAGCGCGGGGTTCATGGACATCGTAAAGGAGACCGTTCGGCTGCTGCACGACAAACTCGACATTCCAGCCGATTACCATATTGCCCTGGTTTCATCGGCTACAGAGTGTTGGGAAATTGTGGCGCAGTCGCTCACGGCAGCATCAAGCCTGCATCCCTACAATGGCGCATTTGGTAAAAAGTGGGCCGAATATGCTTATAAAATTAAGCCCCCCGTTAGCCTGAGCGAGGCAGATGTATTGTGCATTATTCAAAATGAAACGTCAAATGGCACACAGGTCACGATGGAAACGCTGGCTCAGTTTCGCCGGGATTTTTCGGCCCTGATAGCGGTCGATGCTGTTTCGTCGATGGCGGGTATCGCCTTCGATTGGTCGTTGGGTGATGTCTGGTTTGCCTCGGTACAAAAATGTTTTGGCTTGCCTGCCGGACTGGCGGTACTTATTTATTCGCCAGCCGCGCTCAAACGGGCAGAAGAAATTGGTGAGAATGCCCATTACAACAGTCTCCTGTTTATTCACGAGAATTTTTCGAAATTTCAAACGCCCTATACTCCCAATGGTTTGGGTATTTATATGCTGATGCGTGTGCTGCAACAGCTGCCACCCATAGCTGTCGTTGATATCATAACAAAAAAACGGGCGGCTGACTGGTATACTTTTTTCGAGCAGTTCGGTCCAGGCTCCAGCCAGGCCCACGGTTCATTGACTAAGCCAGCGCTCAGCCCGGACTTCCGGCTGCTGATCAATGACAAGCCTGATCGCTCCGATACGGTTATTGCCGTAGAGGGTTCCGAATCTGCCATAAAGGCCATCAAAGTAGCTGCTCAACAGGCTGGTATCATGTTGGGAAACGGCTATGGGGACTGGAAGAATACGACCTTCCGAATCGCCAACTTCCCGGCTATTTCTGACGACGAGATTGGAACCTTAATGCAATTTCTTCGGTCATACTAA
- a CDS encoding glutamine synthetase beta-grasp domain-containing protein gives MAKAKLEYIWLDGYKPTQSLRSKTKIEADFSGELDDCPMWSFDGSSTGQAEGGSSDCLLKPVFICPDSQRKNGYLVMCEVLNADGTPHPTNGRATIEDDDNDFWFGFEQEYFLWDTSIDKPLGFPEEGFPTRPQGPYYCSVGAQNAYGRNIVEEHLDVCLDAGLNVEGINAEVATGQWEFQIFAKGAKSAGDQIWVARYLLERIGESYDVSINWHCKPLGDTDWNGSGMHANFSNTALRTSGSKEVYDKICQSFSPADVIKAHIEVYGADNELRLTGKHETQSIDQFSYGISDRGASIRIPIATVERGWKGWLEDRRPNSAADPYKVAAVIIKTVKSADVLEEA, from the coding sequence ATGGCAAAGGCGAAGTTAGAATACATTTGGCTCGATGGCTATAAGCCCACACAAAGCTTACGTTCCAAAACTAAAATTGAGGCTGATTTTTCGGGTGAACTCGATGATTGCCCAATGTGGTCGTTTGACGGTTCTTCGACCGGACAGGCTGAAGGTGGTTCGTCGGACTGTTTGCTGAAACCAGTTTTTATCTGCCCTGATTCTCAGCGCAAAAATGGTTACCTTGTTATGTGTGAAGTCCTCAATGCTGATGGCACTCCTCACCCAACAAATGGCCGTGCCACGATTGAGGATGATGATAACGATTTCTGGTTTGGCTTCGAGCAGGAGTATTTCCTATGGGATACGTCAATCGACAAGCCACTTGGCTTCCCGGAAGAAGGTTTCCCAACACGTCCTCAGGGTCCTTATTATTGCTCGGTAGGTGCTCAGAACGCCTACGGCCGTAATATCGTTGAAGAACACCTTGACGTTTGCCTGGATGCCGGTTTAAATGTAGAAGGTATCAATGCCGAAGTAGCCACAGGTCAGTGGGAGTTTCAGATTTTTGCCAAAGGTGCTAAATCCGCCGGTGATCAGATCTGGGTTGCTCGTTACCTGTTAGAGCGCATTGGTGAATCATACGATGTGTCGATCAACTGGCATTGCAAACCCCTGGGCGATACCGACTGGAACGGCTCGGGTATGCACGCTAACTTCTCGAATACTGCGCTGCGTACATCGGGAAGCAAAGAAGTCTATGACAAAATTTGTCAGTCGTTCTCGCCAGCCGATGTTATCAAAGCACACATCGAGGTATATGGTGCCGACAACGAACTTCGCCTGACGGGTAAACACGAAACCCAGTCAATCGACCAGTTCTCATACGGTATCTCCGACCGGGGCGCTTCGATCCGTATCCCTATCGCTACGGTAGAACGCGGCTGGAAAGGCTGGCTGGAAGATCGTCGGCCAAACTCGGCGGCTGATCCATAC
- a CDS encoding complex I subunit 1/NuoH family protein codes for MLALPIFLALASGFVVVGVYTERKVSAFMQDRLGPMETGKWGLLQLFADLLKLLQKEDIVPTAADRHLFLFAPALIFASVFAGFAVLPLTPDLQGSGAAVGVFYLMAIVSFDVVGILMAGWGSNNKYSLFGAMRSVAQIISYEIPLGLTILCVVMICQTLDLQEISFQQGIFTTKSNYLFGLKSLGIDVTHWGGIFSWNILRNPFLLIAYVVFFICTLAESNRAPFDLPEGESEIVGGFHTEYSGMRFALVYLSEYAMMLLVSFLGAVLFLGSWNTPLPNIGPVRLADWTSGDPGTIWGNLTGAFWLLSKVFFAVLLQMWVRWTFPRVRVDQMMFLCWKILTPVGLILLLISGIWRLLMV; via the coding sequence ATGCTCGCACTCCCCATTTTTCTCGCTCTTGCCTCCGGCTTTGTCGTTGTTGGTGTGTACACGGAACGTAAGGTCTCGGCATTTATGCAGGATCGACTTGGGCCGATGGAAACGGGAAAATGGGGATTGCTTCAGCTTTTTGCCGATCTGCTGAAACTACTTCAAAAGGAAGATATCGTTCCAACAGCCGCCGACCGGCACCTCTTTCTGTTTGCCCCGGCCCTTATCTTTGCCTCTGTCTTTGCAGGTTTTGCCGTTTTGCCCCTTACGCCCGATTTACAGGGCTCAGGCGCGGCAGTTGGCGTGTTCTACCTGATGGCGATTGTCTCGTTCGATGTGGTGGGCATTCTAATGGCAGGCTGGGGTTCAAACAATAAGTATTCTTTGTTTGGCGCGATGCGTTCTGTAGCGCAGATCATCTCTTACGAAATACCACTCGGACTTACCATTTTGTGTGTGGTAATGATTTGCCAAACCCTCGATTTGCAGGAGATCAGCTTTCAACAAGGCATTTTCACGACCAAAAGTAACTACCTCTTCGGCCTCAAATCATTGGGAATCGATGTAACCCATTGGGGCGGAATATTCTCCTGGAATATTCTCCGTAATCCGTTTCTGCTCATTGCCTACGTTGTTTTCTTCATTTGTACGCTGGCCGAAAGCAACCGGGCTCCTTTCGATTTGCCCGAAGGGGAATCGGAAATTGTTGGCGGCTTTCATACCGAATATTCGGGCATGCGGTTCGCTTTGGTATACTTGTCGGAGTATGCCATGATGCTGCTGGTTTCCTTTTTGGGAGCCGTCCTGTTTCTGGGTAGCTGGAACACACCCCTACCCAACATCGGCCCCGTTCGACTCGCCGACTGGACGAGTGGTGACCCCGGCACCATATGGGGAAACCTGACAGGCGCGTTCTGGCTTCTGTCGAAAGTGTTTTTTGCCGTTCTGTTACAAATGTGGGTACGCTGGACCTTTCCGCGCG
- a CDS encoding MarC family protein: MFSFKEIVSVTLILFSVIDVIGSLPVIIDLRKKAGKIESERATFASGVLMISFLFLGEKILKLFGVDVASFAVAGALIIFLIGLEMILGRTIFKSEVSSGGSTHIVPIAFPLIAGAGTLTTLISLRAEYQTLNIVIGVILNLILIYAVLKSSGWLETKLGSGGLEVLRKIFGIILLAIAIKLFKTNLIADF; the protein is encoded by the coding sequence ATGTTTAGTTTTAAAGAAATCGTTTCCGTTACGCTCATCCTGTTTTCGGTCATCGATGTAATTGGGTCGTTACCCGTAATTATTGACCTGCGCAAGAAAGCGGGTAAAATCGAGTCTGAGCGGGCAACATTTGCTTCGGGCGTTTTGATGATCTCGTTTCTGTTTCTGGGCGAAAAGATCCTTAAGTTATTCGGGGTAGATGTGGCTTCGTTTGCCGTAGCGGGTGCGCTGATTATTTTTCTGATTGGTCTGGAAATGATTCTGGGACGAACGATCTTCAAATCAGAAGTGTCTTCGGGCGGCTCCACCCACATCGTACCTATTGCGTTTCCACTCATTGCCGGGGCGGGTACGCTAACAACACTTATCTCACTTCGGGCCGAATACCAGACACTTAATATTGTTATCGGTGTTATTCTTAACCTGATCCTTATTTATGCCGTTCTGAAATCGTCGGGCTGGCTCGAAACGAAGCTTGGCTCGGGAGGGTTGGAAGTGTTGCGCAAAATCTTTGGGATTATCCTACTGGCAATTGCCATTAAGCTGTTCAAGACCAACCTGATTGCTGATTTCTGA
- the aroQ gene encoding type II 3-dehydroquinate dehydratase: MKQILIINGPNLNLLGKREPTIYGNRSFVQYLETLEALFPDVQLRYFQSNHEGELIDKIHELGFEVTGIVINAGAYTHTSIAIADALSAVTAPAVEVHISNVHAREEFRHHSYLSAKCKGVVVGLGLMGYEMAVRYLMNNVE; encoded by the coding sequence ATGAAACAAATTCTGATCATTAACGGCCCAAATCTCAATCTGCTGGGCAAACGGGAACCGACAATTTATGGTAATCGCTCGTTCGTTCAATATCTTGAAACGCTCGAAGCCCTGTTTCCTGACGTGCAACTTCGCTATTTTCAATCGAATCATGAAGGCGAATTGATCGATAAAATCCATGAGCTAGGTTTTGAGGTAACTGGCATCGTCATAAATGCGGGGGCTTATACGCATACCTCTATCGCTATCGCCGATGCGCTATCAGCCGTAACGGCCCCGGCTGTAGAGGTTCATATATCTAATGTTCATGCGCGTGAAGAGTTTCGGCACCATAGTTACCTATCGGCAAAATGTAAAGGCGTTGTTGTCGGTCTTGGTCTGATGGGCTATGAAATGGCAGTGCGGTATTTAATGAATAATGTAGAATAA
- the asnS gene encoding asparagine--tRNA ligase, protein MSYLSIQQLLKTAQIGASVTVKGWVRTKRESKNAVFIALNDGSTINNIQAVAEAGQLPEETLKLITTGACLAVTGQLVESQGAGQAVEVKISDVIIYGPANPDKYPLQPKRHSLEFLREIAHLRPRTNTFSAILRIRHALAFAVHKYFNDNGFFYLNTPIITASDAEGAGEMFRVTTLDATKPPLTEEGKVDYSQDFFGRETNLTVSGQLEGELGAMALGKIYTFGPTFRAENSNTTRHLAEFWMIEPEVAFYELEDNMNLAEDFVKTVIRYALQHCADDLAFLDNRLKEEEKTKKKEEQSELSLLEKLQFVISNEFVRLTYTEAIDILVNSKPAKKGQFQYEVSWGVDLQSEHERFLVEKHFKKPVILTNYPRDIKAFYMKQDVESEENPGQKTVRAMDVLFPGIGEIIGGSQREDDFDKLTARMQEVGIEPEALWWYLDTRRFGSAPHAGFGLGFERLVLFVTGMGNIRDVIPFPRAPKTAEF, encoded by the coding sequence ATGAGTTATTTATCTATTCAGCAATTATTAAAAACCGCCCAAATCGGTGCCAGTGTAACCGTGAAGGGCTGGGTCCGCACTAAACGCGAGAGTAAAAATGCCGTTTTCATTGCCCTCAATGATGGGTCAACAATCAATAATATTCAGGCAGTAGCCGAAGCCGGTCAACTTCCCGAAGAAACCCTCAAGCTCATTACAACCGGTGCCTGCCTGGCCGTTACGGGTCAGTTGGTCGAATCGCAGGGGGCAGGCCAAGCCGTTGAAGTCAAGATTTCAGATGTTATCATTTACGGCCCGGCCAATCCTGATAAATATCCTTTGCAACCAAAACGGCACTCGCTGGAGTTTCTGCGCGAGATTGCCCATTTGCGCCCTCGCACCAACACCTTTAGTGCCATTCTGCGCATTCGGCACGCACTGGCATTTGCCGTACATAAATACTTCAATGACAACGGTTTCTTTTACCTGAACACCCCCATCATTACGGCTTCTGATGCCGAAGGGGCAGGCGAAATGTTCCGCGTAACAACACTCGACGCCACAAAACCACCGCTCACCGAAGAAGGTAAGGTTGATTATAGCCAGGACTTCTTTGGCCGCGAAACCAACCTGACAGTATCGGGCCAGTTGGAAGGCGAATTAGGCGCAATGGCTCTGGGCAAAATCTATACCTTCGGACCAACGTTCCGAGCCGAAAACTCCAACACGACCCGCCACTTGGCCGAGTTCTGGATGATTGAGCCCGAAGTAGCCTTCTACGAGCTGGAAGACAACATGAATCTGGCCGAAGATTTCGTTAAGACGGTCATTCGCTATGCCCTGCAACACTGCGCCGACGATCTGGCCTTTTTGGATAATCGACTGAAAGAAGAAGAAAAAACCAAAAAGAAAGAGGAACAAAGCGAACTCAGCCTGCTCGAAAAACTTCAGTTCGTTATTAGCAACGAGTTCGTTCGGTTAACCTACACCGAAGCCATCGACATTCTGGTGAACTCAAAACCGGCAAAGAAAGGCCAGTTTCAGTACGAAGTAAGCTGGGGCGTCGATTTGCAGTCAGAGCACGAGCGGTTCCTGGTTGAGAAGCACTTTAAAAAACCAGTGATTCTCACCAACTACCCCCGTGATATCAAGGCGTTTTATATGAAACAAGACGTCGAGTCAGAAGAAAACCCGGGGCAAAAAACAGTTCGGGCCATGGACGTTTTATTTCCCGGCATTGGCGAAATTATTGGCGGCTCACAGCGGGAAGACGATTTCGACAAACTCACTGCCCGAATGCAGGAAGTAGGAATCGAACCCGAAGCCCTCTGGTGGTATCTGGACACCCGCCGATTTGGGTCGGCACCCCACGCAGGTTTCGGCCTTGGCTTTGAGCGGTTAGTGCTGTTTGTAACAGGCATGGGCAACATCCGCGATGTAATCCCGTTCCCACGCGCACCTAAAACGGCAGAATTTTAA
- the xerD gene encoding site-specific tyrosine recombinase XerD, with product MWQSYINAFKNYLKLERSLAENSVEAYLHDAEKLHEYILLSNPSLTPMQVTEKELMNFLMYLGELGLSAHSQARMLSGMKSFFKYLILENLIQHDPTQLLEAPKLGRKLPDTLSFPEIEDMLSAIDLSTLGGTRDRAMLEVLYSSGLRVSELLNLRLTNCYFQEGFVRVLGKGDKVRLVPIGQDAMHYTLMYVEHVRAKLDVQKGDEDTIFLNLRGKQLSRISVFTTIKKLAAEAGIQKTISPHTFRHSFATHLIEGGADLRAVQQMLGHESITTTEIYTHLDRDYLKQTLREYHPRAQRIHTKTQRIE from the coding sequence ATGTGGCAAAGTTATATAAACGCCTTTAAGAACTACCTTAAACTGGAACGGTCATTGGCCGAAAATTCAGTAGAAGCCTATCTTCACGATGCCGAAAAACTTCATGAATACATTCTTCTTAGCAACCCCAGCCTGACGCCCATGCAGGTGACAGAAAAAGAGTTGATGAATTTTCTGATGTATCTGGGCGAGTTGGGTTTATCGGCGCATAGCCAGGCCAGAATGCTGTCAGGGATGAAGTCGTTTTTTAAGTACCTGATACTCGAAAATCTGATTCAGCACGACCCGACTCAATTACTGGAAGCACCAAAATTGGGTCGAAAGCTTCCCGACACGCTCAGTTTTCCCGAAATCGAAGACATGCTGTCGGCCATTGATCTCTCTACACTCGGTGGCACTCGCGACCGGGCCATGCTCGAAGTCCTGTATAGTTCGGGCCTTCGCGTATCGGAGTTGCTTAACCTGCGGCTAACAAATTGCTATTTCCAGGAGGGGTTCGTGCGGGTATTGGGCAAAGGCGATAAAGTCCGATTAGTGCCCATCGGCCAGGATGCCATGCACTATACCCTTATGTATGTCGAACACGTACGGGCTAAACTCGATGTTCAGAAGGGCGACGAAGACACTATTTTTCTTAATTTAAGAGGAAAACAGCTATCGCGAATTTCGGTTTTCACAACTATAAAAAAACTGGCTGCCGAAGCAGGCATCCAGAAGACAATTAGCCCGCACACCTTCCGACACTCGTTTGCCACACACCTAATAGAGGGCGGAGCAGATCTGCGGGCCGTTCAACAAATGCTTGGCCATGAGTCCATTACCACTACAGAAATCTATACTCACCTCGACCGGGATTACTTAAAACAGACGCTTCGGGAATACCATCCACGAGCTCAGCGAATCCATACAAAGACTCAACGGATAGAATAA
- a CDS encoding aminotransferase class V-fold PLP-dependent enzyme — protein sequence MLTALTPLLTQKDKFTLPEDIHYLNCATRSPLSRSVEQAGHAAIQRDTNPFGLRPDDFFSGAIRVRTLFSQLINNPDPERIAVVPSVSYGMAVVARNLPNKPGIEAGQRIVLVGSEFPSDVYAWDRACDELGLAITTINVPDEFPKGPLWNERVLDVIGPDTALVIVPPVHWMYGIRFDLEAIGQRAREVGAWLAIDGTQAIGALPFDLEKIQPDAVICAGYKWLMGPYSLGLAYFGSAFDEGTPLEEGWMNRLDSNQFHRLMDYQPIYRPKAYRYNVGEHSHFLQMPMLEAALEQLLDWQPERIQAYTEELMRDAWPALESLGCRVEPVNENRGRSHHLVGLWLPDHTNPMTVQQALQAEKVSVSARAQALRITPHVYNTPEDVDALIRVLRKVINL from the coding sequence ATGCTAACCGCTCTTACGCCACTACTTACCCAAAAAGATAAGTTCACGCTTCCCGAAGACATTCACTATTTAAACTGCGCAACCCGCTCGCCCTTAAGCCGATCGGTTGAACAGGCAGGCCATGCCGCTATTCAGCGCGACACGAATCCGTTTGGCCTGCGACCCGACGATTTTTTTAGTGGAGCTATTCGTGTGCGGACGTTATTCTCGCAACTCATAAACAACCCTGATCCCGAACGCATTGCCGTAGTACCCTCCGTATCGTATGGTATGGCCGTGGTGGCCCGAAACCTGCCCAATAAACCCGGTATCGAAGCAGGACAGCGAATCGTGCTGGTAGGCAGTGAATTTCCAAGCGATGTCTACGCCTGGGATCGCGCCTGCGACGAACTTGGCCTTGCGATCACAACTATCAACGTACCAGACGAATTTCCGAAGGGACCGCTTTGGAATGAACGCGTGCTGGACGTCATTGGGCCCGACACAGCGTTGGTTATCGTTCCCCCTGTTCACTGGATGTACGGCATTCGGTTCGATCTGGAAGCGATAGGACAACGAGCACGGGAAGTGGGTGCATGGCTTGCCATTGATGGCACACAAGCCATTGGTGCTTTACCGTTTGATCTGGAAAAAATTCAGCCCGATGCCGTAATTTGTGCAGGCTATAAATGGCTAATGGGCCCCTACTCGCTGGGATTGGCCTATTTCGGGTCGGCCTTTGATGAAGGAACGCCGTTGGAAGAAGGCTGGATGAATCGGCTCGACAGCAACCAGTTTCATCGACTGATGGATTACCAGCCGATTTATCGCCCCAAAGCCTACCGGTACAATGTTGGTGAACACAGTCATTTTCTCCAGATGCCCATGCTCGAAGCTGCTCTGGAACAACTTCTCGACTGGCAACCTGAACGTATTCAAGCGTATACAGAAGAGCTTATGCGTGACGCCTGGCCTGCGCTCGAAAGTCTTGGCTGTCGGGTTGAGCCTGTAAATGAAAATCGGGGACGCAGCCACCACCTGGTTGGCTTGTGGTTACCGGATCATACGAATCCAATGACTGTTCAACAGGCACTACAGGCCGAAAAGGTATCGGTATCTGCGCGGGCACAAGCATTGCGCATCACCCCTCATGTGTATAACACCCCCGAAGATGTGGATGCCCTAATTCGGGTGTTGAGGAAGGTTATCAATTTATAG